Proteins from a genomic interval of Papaver somniferum cultivar HN1 chromosome 4, ASM357369v1, whole genome shotgun sequence:
- the LOC113273670 gene encoding uncharacterized protein LOC113273670 isoform X1 produces the protein MNFHIYQIPVSVPSPVPAKESNGPPEECFTRVPSSPLAQERKRRGRPCENSTIKKGGSDNHAGASPREVMSFSSPFPFFWTCVKHFNDIRLTIPIKFAREHLPAKVTYPKSGEEKNHCLATK, from the exons ATGAACTTTCATATCTACCAAATTCCAGTTTCTGTTCCTTCGCCAGTTCCTGCAAAAGAAAGTAATGGACCACCAGAAGAATGTTTCACTCGTGTACCGTCTTCTCCGCTTGCACAAGAAAGAAAGAGACGTGGAAGGCCATGTGAAAATTCGACGATAAAAAAGGGAGGTTCTGATAATCACG CAGGAGCATCTCCGAGGGAAGTCATGTCGTTTAGTTCTCCGTTTCCTTTTTTTTGGACCTGTGTGAAGCACTTCAATGATATTCGTCTG ACTATACCAATTAAATTTGCAAGAGAACATCTTCCAGCTAAGGTAACATATCCAAAAAGTGGGGAAGAAAAAAATCATTGTCTTGCTACAAAATGA
- the LOC113273670 gene encoding uncharacterized protein LOC113273670 isoform X2 — MNFHIYQIPVSVPSPVPAKESNGPPEECFTRVPSSPLAQERKRRGRPCENSTIKKGGSDNHGASPREVMSFSSPFPFFWTCVKHFNDIRLTIPIKFAREHLPAKVTYPKSGEEKNHCLATK; from the exons ATGAACTTTCATATCTACCAAATTCCAGTTTCTGTTCCTTCGCCAGTTCCTGCAAAAGAAAGTAATGGACCACCAGAAGAATGTTTCACTCGTGTACCGTCTTCTCCGCTTGCACAAGAAAGAAAGAGACGTGGAAGGCCATGTGAAAATTCGACGATAAAAAAGGGAGGTTCTGATAATCACG GAGCATCTCCGAGGGAAGTCATGTCGTTTAGTTCTCCGTTTCCTTTTTTTTGGACCTGTGTGAAGCACTTCAATGATATTCGTCTG ACTATACCAATTAAATTTGCAAGAGAACATCTTCCAGCTAAGGTAACATATCCAAAAAGTGGGGAAGAAAAAAATCATTGTCTTGCTACAAAATGA
- the LOC113272253 gene encoding mitochondrial metalloendopeptidase OMA1-like, with protein sequence MKTFKGKILPETHPESVRVRLIAKDIIEASQRELKYEHHHSEVHDDDKGVQERRSSSKVATYHLEGLNWEILVVDDPIVDAFFSSGGKIVVFTGLLNVLRTDAEIATIIGHETWSRNLLDQYVFQILKMTLRILLADLMTNLNELDNYLLDLPFSQRMEKEADYIGLLLLASAGYDLRGAPKGYEKLWELGNSGGSLLEDYLYTHPSGKKRAQL encoded by the exons ATGAAAACTTTTAAAGGGAAAATTCTTCCGGAAACACATCCAGAAAGTGTCAGGGTTAGATTAATAGCCAAAGATATAATTGAAGCTTCACAAAGGGAACTAAAATATGAGCATCACCACAGCGAAGTTCATGATGACGACAAAGGGGTTCAAGAAAGACGTAGTAGTAGTAAAGTTGCTACTTATCATTTGGAAGGATTAAATTGGGAGATTTTGGTTGTTGATGATCCAATTGTTGATGCATTTTTTTCGTCTGGTGGaaaaatagttgttttcactGGTTTGCTTAATGTTCTTAGAACGGATGCTGAGATAGCTACAATAATTGGACATGAG ACATGGAGTAGAAATCTACTCGATCAATATGTGTTTCAAATTCTGAAAATGACTCTTCGCATTCTGTTGGCTGACCTGATGACTAATCTAAATGAACTAGATAATTATCTCCTCGATCTGCCTTTCTCTCAAAG GATGGAAAAGGAGGCAGATTATATTGGACTACTCTTACTTGCCTCCGCTGGATACGATCTTCGGGGTGCACCCAAAGGGTATGAGAAGCTTTGGGAGCTTGGGAATAGTGGGGGATCATTGTTAGAAGATTATCTCTACACACATCCATCTGGAAAGAAGAGAGCACAATTGTGA